The Heyndrickxia vini genome contains a region encoding:
- the argC gene encoding N-acetyl-gamma-glutamyl-phosphate reductase, with protein sequence MVKVGIIGANGYGGVELLRLLKQHPCVSVEKTISHSTQGCKLTEQYPHLNNVYEMTLEKIDIEGIARNVDLLFFATPSGVSKEIIPLFLEREIKCIDLSGDFRLKNGLLYEKWYKNTQAKNEHLQNATYGLTELFRSEIKNGHLIANPGCYPTATLLGLYPALKAKWIDPKSIIIDGKSGISGAGRNTSIGNLFAEINENMKAYKIGLHQHIPEIEQNLKVISGEETRITFTTHLVPMTRGIMCTIYVDLMESIRTQEMIDLYKETYKNEYFVRIRSANEWPATKEVTGSNFCDIGLKVDERTNRLVIVSAIDNLVKGAAGQAIQNMNVMNDWHEKTGLELVPLYP encoded by the coding sequence ATGGTGAAAGTTGGAATTATAGGTGCTAATGGTTATGGAGGTGTCGAACTACTTCGATTATTAAAACAACATCCCTGCGTAAGTGTTGAAAAAACCATCTCACATTCAACCCAAGGTTGTAAACTGACTGAGCAATATCCCCATTTAAACAATGTATATGAGATGACCCTTGAGAAAATTGACATTGAAGGAATTGCTCGTAATGTAGATTTACTTTTCTTTGCAACTCCATCCGGCGTGTCAAAGGAAATTATCCCACTATTTCTGGAAAGGGAGATTAAATGTATCGATTTGTCTGGAGATTTTCGATTGAAGAATGGGCTACTTTATGAAAAATGGTATAAAAACACCCAAGCAAAAAACGAGCATTTACAAAACGCTACATATGGATTAACCGAGTTATTCCGTTCGGAAATAAAAAATGGGCATTTAATAGCAAACCCTGGATGTTATCCAACAGCAACACTTCTTGGGTTATACCCTGCATTAAAGGCAAAATGGATTGACCCAAAATCCATCATTATTGATGGGAAATCAGGAATTTCGGGGGCAGGAAGAAATACATCTATAGGTAACCTTTTTGCAGAAATAAATGAAAATATGAAAGCATATAAAATTGGTCTGCACCAACATATTCCGGAAATTGAACAAAACTTAAAAGTAATAAGTGGAGAGGAAACACGTATAACCTTCACTACCCATTTGGTTCCTATGACAAGAGGGATTATGTGTACAATCTATGTGGATTTAATGGAATCAATTAGAACTCAGGAGATGATTGATTTATATAAAGAAACATATAAAAATGAATATTTTGTTCGGATCCGTTCAGCAAATGAATGGCCGGCCACGAAGGAAGTAACTGGGTCCAATTTTTGTGATATTGGTTTAAAGGTAGATGAAAGGACAAACCGTCTAGTAATCGTTTCGGCCATTGATAATCTCGTTAAAGGTGCAGCAGGTCAAGCGATTCAAAATATGAATGTAATGAATGATTGGCATGAAAAAACAGGTTTGGAACTCGTACCGTTATATCCGTAA
- a CDS encoding sensor domain-containing protein, with product MSAWGLIVFLIGMSPYGVNKLVMKNGIDGSNFLFPIGGKGSGFYLSMLIIMFICLIICFFLSAQITDRQMKSYTRQFLIATALGYSIGFLNIFPQSKLLGSSLAVIVFATSIFITIIRIHQKKIKSMNDEIKKHQEFLRTTIDMNPSLIYAINKNKEFTLVNKAFAHLYGKVPNELEGHSVEILYDEKEEQKLYEINEMNEHSVPEEITLNKNGNKIWLQSVKIPIKTYNEEIILGVSTDITERKKQEEEMKYLAFHDTLTGLPNRRKFNIDLIEFTQNAKNHNKHLAVFFLDLDRFKYVNDTLSHATGDTLLSLVAYQLETCSEENKDFLVYRIGGDEFTIILPNSRAIEAELFAMKILKKFKEPLTIKGNSLFITPSIGISIFPEDGEDAETLMKNADTAMYFVKEKGKNGYKLFQSDMKETFYRKMMIEKGLRKAIDNEEFKLVYQPQLDLKNNVVIGVEALLRWNSEEFEMIPPSEFIPVAEEVGLINQIGEWVLRTACKQCNEWHMEGRGPIKIAVNISMKQFLEGDFVYNVSRILDETQLNPTYLELEITEKIAMTNHEKVIEIIESLKSLGVRIAIDNFGTGYSSLNYLGKIPIDVLKIDRTLVKNISMNNKNATIVQSIISITKKLQMDVIVVGIETKEELQYIRNMECYIGQGYFISKPKENPFR from the coding sequence TTGTCTGCTTGGGGATTAATCGTCTTTTTAATCGGTATGAGTCCTTATGGTGTGAATAAGCTTGTCATGAAGAATGGGATAGATGGGTCAAACTTCCTGTTTCCAATTGGAGGAAAAGGCAGTGGTTTCTATTTATCCATGCTTATCATCATGTTTATTTGTTTAATTATTTGTTTTTTTCTATCGGCACAAATTACGGATAGACAAATGAAATCTTATACAAGACAATTTTTGATTGCAACTGCTTTAGGCTATTCGATTGGCTTTCTGAATATCTTTCCACAAAGTAAATTATTGGGGAGCAGTTTAGCAGTTATTGTTTTTGCCACCTCTATTTTTATTACAATTATAAGAATTCATCAAAAGAAAATAAAAAGTATGAATGATGAAATAAAAAAACACCAAGAGTTTTTGCGAACAACGATCGACATGAATCCTAGTTTGATTTATGCAATAAACAAAAATAAAGAATTTACACTTGTAAATAAGGCCTTTGCTCATTTATACGGAAAGGTACCGAATGAATTGGAAGGTCATTCAGTAGAAATCCTCTATGATGAGAAAGAAGAACAAAAATTGTACGAAATTAATGAAATGAATGAACACTCTGTTCCCGAAGAAATTACCTTAAATAAAAACGGAAATAAAATATGGTTGCAATCAGTAAAAATTCCAATTAAAACATATAATGAAGAAATTATTCTTGGTGTTTCCACAGATATAACTGAAAGAAAAAAACAAGAAGAAGAAATGAAATACTTAGCTTTCCACGATACATTAACTGGTTTACCGAATCGTCGCAAGTTTAATATAGACTTAATTGAATTTACACAAAACGCAAAGAATCACAACAAGCATCTGGCGGTATTTTTTCTTGATTTAGATCGTTTCAAATATGTAAATGATACATTGAGTCATGCGACGGGAGATACGTTGCTTTCATTAGTTGCCTACCAACTAGAAACATGCAGTGAAGAGAACAAAGACTTTTTAGTATATCGAATTGGTGGAGATGAGTTTACAATCATTTTACCGAATAGCCGTGCAATTGAAGCCGAGCTTTTTGCGATGAAGATTCTTAAAAAATTTAAGGAGCCACTAACGATTAAGGGAAATTCCCTTTTTATCACACCAAGTATAGGTATCAGTATTTTTCCGGAAGATGGCGAAGATGCTGAAACATTAATGAAAAATGCGGATACCGCTATGTATTTCGTAAAGGAAAAAGGGAAAAATGGTTACAAATTATTTCAATCAGATATGAAAGAAACGTTCTATCGTAAAATGATGATTGAAAAAGGTTTGAGGAAAGCTATTGATAATGAAGAATTTAAATTAGTGTATCAGCCACAATTAGATTTAAAAAATAATGTTGTTATTGGTGTAGAAGCTTTATTAAGGTGGAATAGCGAAGAATTTGAGATGATTCCACCAAGTGAGTTTATTCCAGTTGCAGAAGAAGTGGGCCTAATTAATCAGATTGGTGAATGGGTGTTACGGACTGCTTGTAAGCAATGTAACGAATGGCATATGGAAGGTCGAGGTCCAATAAAAATTGCTGTTAATATATCAATGAAACAATTTTTAGAAGGGGACTTTGTTTACAATGTATCTAGAATTTTAGATGAAACACAACTAAATCCTACTTATTTAGAACTTGAAATAACTGAGAAGATAGCAATGACCAATCATGAAAAAGTGATCGAGATAATAGAGTCATTAAAATCATTAGGGGTTAGAATAGCCATTGATAATTTTGGCACAGGATACTCTTCTTTAAATTATTTAGGGAAAATTCCAATCGACGTACTTAAAATCGATCGAACATTAGTAAAGAACATTTCTATGAATAATAAGAATGCAACAATTGTTCAAAGCATAATATCCATCACAAAAAAATTACAAATGGATGTAATTGTGGTAGGAATTGAAACAAAGGAAGAATTACAATATATAAGAAACATGGAATGTTATATTGGGCAAGGTTATTTTATATCAAAGCCGAAGGAAAACCCATTTAGGTAA
- a CDS encoding beta-ketoacyl-[acyl-carrier-protein] synthase family protein: protein MEKIVVTGFGVKIPGALTKTQFKSVLENGICTHEIIQTKGKNGIHQMVAGVIPDDFHIISGKTYKRYPRLSRLAMAASDDAIEMAQIIFAKDQRVAVILGTSAGGLRELERNSENFKEYETFPIESVSLGDPHTLSSSVASHIGVKDQSYTITTGCAASSDAILLGKLLLETGQADVCVVGGSDACLGDWISLGFLKLKSIQLDEDIRNTGVPFSLKHKGFVLAEGAGILILERENEAKSRKANILGTITNGYANNDSLPMYQMDVSGQGMAKALKRSIGDYIPTYINSQALGLKNNDTVEYKVHQSLFGSNVPITSIKGMIGHPFGASGAIQIISSLISMEYGFIPPTIKTQADGYQDLPIVFETQYQEIKHVAITTHGNGGNNTCVLISRYH from the coding sequence ATGGAAAAGATTGTAGTGACAGGTTTTGGCGTGAAAATTCCCGGAGCGTTGACTAAAACTCAATTTAAATCAGTTTTGGAAAATGGGATCTGTACACATGAGATTATACAAACAAAAGGTAAAAATGGAATTCATCAAATGGTTGCGGGAGTTATTCCTGATGATTTTCATATAATAAGTGGAAAAACATACAAAAGATATCCAAGATTAAGTAGATTGGCTATGGCCGCATCCGATGACGCAATAGAAATGGCACAAATCATTTTCGCTAAGGATCAGAGAGTAGCTGTTATTTTAGGTACTTCTGCCGGTGGTTTAAGAGAATTAGAAAGAAACTCCGAAAACTTTAAAGAATACGAGACCTTTCCGATTGAAAGTGTTTCATTAGGAGATCCACATACATTATCATCATCAGTTGCATCACATATTGGTGTGAAAGATCAATCTTATACAATTACTACTGGATGTGCAGCCAGTTCCGATGCGATATTACTTGGAAAGCTTCTGTTAGAAACAGGACAAGCCGATGTTTGCGTTGTTGGCGGTTCAGATGCCTGCTTAGGAGATTGGATATCATTAGGTTTTTTGAAACTTAAGTCGATACAATTAGATGAGGATATCCGAAACACAGGAGTTCCGTTTTCATTAAAACATAAAGGCTTTGTACTGGCGGAAGGTGCAGGTATTCTTATATTAGAACGTGAAAATGAAGCGAAATCAAGAAAAGCCAACATTCTAGGAACCATTACGAATGGGTATGCTAATAATGACTCATTGCCAATGTACCAAATGGATGTATCCGGTCAAGGAATGGCGAAAGCGTTAAAAAGATCAATTGGTGACTATATTCCGACTTATATTAACAGCCAGGCACTTGGTTTGAAAAATAATGATACAGTTGAATATAAAGTCCATCAATCATTATTTGGCTCTAATGTGCCTATCACTAGTATCAAAGGGATGATTGGACATCCATTTGGAGCATCAGGCGCTATCCAGATTATATCTTCTCTTATTTCGATGGAATATGGATTTATTCCACCAACAATTAAAACGCAGGCAGATGGTTATCAGGATTTGCCGATTGTTTTTGAAACGCAATATCAAGAAATTAAACATGTTGCGATAACAACACATGGTAATGGAGGGAATAATACGTGTGTACTTATCTCTCGTTATCATTAA
- the kynB gene encoding arylformamidase, with protein sequence MKLIDISKPLTNSIAVWPGDTPFSYEVEVTKKQSGSVNIGKVTMSTHTGTHIDAPFHFDDKGKKVKDLNLSIYIGPARVIDVSEFTNIGAEELQGFDLGNESRLLLKTDSSTNPEVFPTSIPCLQSNIGPFLKEKGIELIGVDVPSVDPLDSKSLDTHHALFNNGVHILENIDLKDVEPGHYELIALPLSIQEADGSPVRAILRATEGECS encoded by the coding sequence ATGAAACTAATTGATATTTCAAAACCATTAACGAACTCTATTGCAGTATGGCCAGGAGATACTCCATTTTCATATGAAGTAGAAGTAACGAAAAAGCAAAGCGGCTCCGTAAATATTGGCAAGGTTACAATGAGTACTCACACTGGAACCCATATAGATGCACCCTTTCATTTTGATGATAAAGGGAAAAAAGTAAAGGATCTTAATCTATCCATTTACATCGGACCAGCAAGAGTGATTGATGTTTCTGAGTTTACTAATATAGGTGCAGAAGAACTTCAAGGATTTGATTTAGGGAATGAATCAAGACTATTATTGAAAACGGATTCATCTACAAATCCCGAAGTTTTTCCAACTAGTATTCCTTGTTTACAATCTAATATTGGTCCATTTTTAAAGGAAAAAGGGATTGAACTAATTGGAGTTGATGTTCCCTCCGTTGATCCACTTGACAGTAAGTCTTTAGATACCCATCATGCCTTGTTCAATAATGGAGTTCATATTCTAGAAAATATTGATCTTAAAGACGTGGAACCCGGACATTATGAATTGATAGCTCTGCCTTTATCTATTCAAGAAGCAGACGGCAGCCCAGTACGTGCAATTCTAAGAGCAACTGAAGGAGAGTGTAGTTAA
- the kynA gene encoding tryptophan 2,3-dioxygenase translates to MSKENEIYTDFINRMTYGEYLHLDTLLTSQKRLSDHHDEMLFIIIHHVSELWMKLILHELQAAIDSISNGDLSPAFKMLSRVSKIQTQIIHAWDVLATLTPAEYMEFRDKLGQASGFQSYQNRLIEFALGYKTRHILEIYKKDSDLHKQLQLALQAPSLYDVSIQALAANGLHIHSDLLTRDFSRAYKADSSVENAWLEVYKNVDKYWDLYELAEKLVDIEDSFQQWRFRHMKTVERIIGHKKGTGGSAGVTYLKKVLDHRFFPELWDIRTKL, encoded by the coding sequence ATGTCAAAAGAAAATGAAATTTATACCGATTTTATTAATCGTATGACTTACGGTGAATACCTCCACCTGGATACTCTTTTAACAAGTCAAAAAAGATTATCTGATCATCATGATGAAATGCTGTTCATTATCATCCATCATGTAAGTGAACTTTGGATGAAGCTTATTTTACATGAACTTCAAGCAGCGATTGATTCCATTTCTAATGGGGATTTATCCCCGGCTTTTAAAATGTTATCACGTGTTTCTAAAATACAAACCCAAATTATCCATGCATGGGATGTGCTTGCAACCTTAACACCTGCAGAATATATGGAGTTTCGTGATAAATTAGGTCAGGCATCCGGTTTTCAATCGTACCAAAATCGATTAATCGAATTTGCATTAGGTTATAAAACCCGCCATATACTAGAAATCTACAAAAAGGACAGCGACTTGCATAAACAGTTACAATTAGCCTTGCAAGCTCCAAGTTTATATGATGTCTCGATTCAAGCATTGGCGGCAAATGGTTTACATATTCATTCGGATTTATTAACGAGAGATTTTTCACGAGCATATAAAGCAGATTCGAGCGTTGAAAACGCCTGGCTTGAGGTATATAAAAATGTTGATAAATATTGGGATTTATATGAACTTGCCGAAAAACTTGTTGATATTGAAGATTCGTTTCAGCAATGGCGCTTTCGGCATATGAAAACGGTAGAACGAATCATTGGTCATAAAAAAGGTACCGGAGGCTCTGCTGGTGTTACTTACCTAAAAAAAGTACTTGACCACCGTTTTTTTCCTGAATTATGGGATATCCGTACAAAGCTATAG
- a CDS encoding class I SAM-dependent methyltransferase encodes MSYSYQDALAYYGVGGAHPGGLSLTKQIFHNENITPTTKILDAGCGTGQTSAYLAEIYKCDVTALDIHPVMIEKAKKRFKERHLSIKTLQCSVENIPVSDETYDYIISESVTVFTNIKKTLTEYFRVLKKGGILINIDMTAQVPLHSSDLLMISNVYGIPHVPIESQWISLLREVGYRRVNVLHSDSLSSHINKNLEQPEFHISPSIDPKLMKILQNHQNVTTQLATKIGYRIFKSIR; translated from the coding sequence TTGTCCTATTCATATCAAGATGCCCTTGCTTACTACGGAGTCGGGGGAGCACATCCGGGAGGGTTATCCTTAACAAAACAAATCTTTCATAATGAAAATATTACCCCTACTACAAAAATTTTAGATGCAGGATGTGGCACAGGGCAAACCTCTGCCTATCTTGCAGAAATATATAAATGTGATGTCACAGCCTTAGACATTCATCCAGTTATGATTGAAAAGGCAAAGAAACGATTTAAAGAGAGACATCTCTCAATTAAGACTTTACAATGCAGTGTCGAAAACATCCCTGTTTCGGATGAAACCTATGATTATATTATTTCAGAATCTGTAACGGTTTTTACAAATATAAAAAAAACATTGACGGAATACTTTAGAGTATTAAAAAAAGGGGGCATTTTAATTAATATTGATATGACAGCCCAGGTACCATTACATTCATCAGATTTATTAATGATCTCTAATGTATATGGAATCCCCCATGTCCCGATTGAGAGTCAATGGATATCTCTACTTCGTGAAGTTGGCTATCGAAGGGTCAATGTACTGCATTCGGATTCTCTTTCTTCACATATCAATAAAAACCTAGAACAACCCGAATTTCATATATCTCCTTCAATCGACCCTAAGTTAATGAAAATCCTCCAAAATCATCAGAATGTCACAACACAATTAGCGACTAAAATTGGATACCGAATTTTCAAATCAATTCGATAA
- a CDS encoding ABC transporter permease subunit: MIIFRKLLSHLLIWLITFFLLVVLMLLPRDVDYNLGEAGNLIDAHYVYSFDKHVTLIKDFYHYVTHTPGLGIYRDNITNFEHITKNIKKSMIVIIPALIISLFAGIAKGIFDYWTKDRKINFIGKGTTWLFLSIPDLFIIIIIQLGILALHEAGWIPHISIYGSDSIDNYLICILFLSIYPFYYVANITYTSIKEEEGNDYIRTAKSKGISSFTILYKHILKNSLPTILSHTNTITLYVLSNLFIVERLTDFKGAAYYFWSSISYTPVFSAGQQFTFMPVDTVGFIFYFTLIIFFANTISNILKSVVTPTRKVGGY; this comes from the coding sequence ATGATTATTTTTAGAAAACTACTATCACACTTGTTGATTTGGCTTATTACTTTTTTTCTTTTAGTTGTTTTAATGCTGCTGCCACGAGATGTTGATTATAATCTTGGTGAAGCGGGAAACCTCATTGATGCACATTATGTTTATTCCTTTGATAAGCATGTTACATTAATTAAGGATTTCTATCATTATGTTACACATACTCCCGGATTAGGCATATATCGTGATAATATAACAAACTTTGAGCATATTACAAAAAATATAAAAAAGAGTATGATTGTCATTATACCTGCCCTAATCATTTCATTATTTGCAGGAATAGCAAAAGGAATCTTTGATTATTGGACAAAGGATCGCAAAATAAACTTTATTGGAAAAGGCACAACGTGGCTATTTCTTTCAATCCCGGACCTATTTATCATTATCATCATCCAACTTGGAATACTCGCCTTACATGAGGCAGGATGGATTCCACATATATCTATCTATGGATCAGATTCCATCGATAACTATTTAATTTGTATTCTCTTTTTAAGTATTTATCCATTCTATTATGTTGCCAATATTACATATACAAGTATTAAGGAAGAAGAAGGTAACGATTATATTCGCACAGCTAAATCGAAAGGTATTAGTTCTTTCACGATTCTATATAAACATATTCTTAAAAATAGTTTACCTACTATATTAAGTCATACGAATACAATTACACTATATGTATTATCCAATTTGTTTATCGTTGAAAGACTTACTGATTTCAAAGGGGCCGCCTATTATTTTTGGTCCAGTATCTCGTATACTCCGGTATTTTCAGCAGGACAACAATTTACTTTTATGCCAGTTGATACTGTCGGCTTCATTTTTTATTTTACATTAATTATCTTTTTTGCAAATACGATTAGTAATATTCTAAAGTCCGTCGTTACACCTACTAGAAAGGTAGGTGGATATTAA
- a CDS encoding ABC transporter permease subunit, translated as MNKNWSLIIGTTIFSIIILLGITAPYLPIVDANLTEHLLGKDSDGKPITPAFAPSKEFPLGSNFKGVDILSLLLIGTKETMIVIFSIALLRYMLALPLGIGAFYFRAIRGILACWNQLFSYLPPIFFVGMMVGIPFILFSKFHAFWMILIISIIEVGRVADILLNNMKSTNEKPFVESGIVSGCTRITLFRKYLWPHLLPQVMTNFVNDLGRILFLIAQLGIVYVFIDHEFFSTLNRGSYEVSNTSNSWPTLLADILQNIWGKTWIPFSAITIITITLLSLHLIANGLERYFQKKINKSEGVGV; from the coding sequence ATGAACAAGAATTGGTCATTAATCATTGGAACCACCATCTTTAGCATAATTATTTTATTGGGTATTACAGCACCCTATTTACCTATCGTAGATGCAAATTTAACCGAGCATTTACTTGGTAAGGATAGTGATGGTAAACCTATTACACCCGCGTTTGCCCCTTCCAAGGAATTTCCATTAGGTTCTAATTTCAAGGGTGTTGACATACTAAGTCTTCTATTAATAGGAACGAAAGAAACAATGATTGTTATTTTTTCGATTGCGTTGTTAAGATATATGCTTGCACTCCCATTAGGAATAGGTGCCTTTTATTTTCGAGCCATTCGAGGAATATTGGCCTGTTGGAATCAATTATTTTCTTATTTACCCCCTATCTTTTTTGTTGGCATGATGGTGGGTATTCCGTTTATTTTATTTTCAAAATTTCATGCTTTTTGGATGATACTAATTATTTCAATTATCGAAGTAGGGCGTGTTGCTGATATTCTCTTGAACAATATGAAATCCACAAATGAAAAACCATTTGTTGAATCTGGAATTGTATCAGGATGTACGAGGATTACTCTGTTTAGAAAATATTTATGGCCGCATCTTCTCCCACAAGTTATGACGAATTTTGTTAATGACTTAGGCAGGATATTATTCTTAATTGCCCAACTTGGCATTGTCTACGTGTTTATCGATCATGAATTTTTCAGCACGCTTAATCGAGGATCATATGAAGTAAGTAATACGTCTAATTCGTGGCCAACTTTACTTGCGGATATACTTCAAAATATTTGGGGTAAAACATGGATACCTTTTTCTGCAATAACAATCATTACGATTACGCTATTGTCTTTACATCTTATTGCAAATGGGTTAGAAAGATATTTTCAAAAGAAAATTAATAAATCAGAAGGTGTAGGTGTATAA